In Blastocatellia bacterium, the sequence AACTCGACGAAATTGAAAAACATTTGAACGAACGCGATCGTTCAGCCGAGCACATCAAACCGGAAGAGCGGCTGAGCCGCGCGATGGCTCGCGAGATTATCGCGGAAGTGGCGTACCGAGAGAGCGCCGACCGCCTCGCTAACTTCAACGAGCGAAGCGACGCGCAGCCCCTCGCCATCGAAAGCAAGGATGGTCACCTGAACGTCCACCGCTTGAAAGACACGAGGCCGCACTCGGTGGTCGAGCGGGCGCTCAGGCCGTTGCTGGAGAAGCCCGCTGCTCGTGAGGCTCGTCATGCAATCGAAGCGGCGTCGGCAACCGCGCAAGCTCGGCTGGTGACCGACTATGAAAAGAGTCGAGCTTATCTGGAGGCGGCTCGTGAGGTCGCCGGCGGGCTCCGCCTAGAGTTGCGCGAACAGACGATTGATAAGACTCATCTGATGCCGGCATTCACGGCGAAGGAGAGGATCAACCTGGAAATCTATGCCGAGCGCCAGGCGGACCCACGAGAGCGGGCGCATTACCTGGGCCTCGCGCGTGGCGAAGTCGTCCATGCGATACCTTCACACGACACAACCGGTAATCGTTTCGCGCATGATCAGGCGAGCCGATTTGACCACGGGCGCGCCACCGAGCAGTCGCATATGTATGACAGCCCCGCCCGCTCGACAGGCCGCACTCGTTAAGAAGGGGAGAACCGATGAAAGAAATGAACAAGCGCGCGCTGGCAGCTCAACCGTTTTCTTTTAACGCCTACGAAGAGAATTATGGTGCAGTGATGGCGCTGTGCGAGGCGAGTGGGCGAAAACCCGCCGAGGAATTGCGTGATCTGCTTGACGAAGGCATCAACGCGCGTATGAGGCGAAGTGATAAAGGCTGTGAAGTAGCCGTCACAGGAGCAGGGCAACCGGGGCAGAGCAACGACGACATTGTCCAGCTCGCGCAGGTGATTCAGCAGTTGGTTCAGAAGGCGTCCCTACAAAATGACATATTGCTTCGGGTCGCGTTCCACCTGCGCGAGCAGTATGGGATGGTCCTGGAATCCGTTGCGGCAGGCTATGCGGCGCGCCACTTGATCTGGAAATACGTCGTCGAAGGCTTGCTGCGTGATGAGGGGCTTTCACCCGAACAGATCATGCAACGTCTCGACAATGAACGCCGAACCTGGAATGCAGAGCGCGACCGAGCCGCCGACCTGCTTGAGCAGGCTATTAGAAGTCTTGGTGCTGGTCGTGAAGATGGATCAGGATCAGCATAGAGGCCAATTGTCATCGCGAGTGATTCATATCGACCAATCAACATTCAGAAAGGCAAGGGGAATATGAAAGAGAACAGCAAGGCTAACAATAAGGCTAAAGACAAAATGAACGCTGACGGCTCAGGCCCAATGCTCAAGTTCAACCACATAAGGCGAGAGACGCTTCCGCAAACCAGGATCGATGTCCGGGCGTTGGAGATGGTTCGCGGTTACCCGCTTTACGTCAAGGAACACACGGATCACGAGCCGCCCATCGGCGAGGTCCTCGAACAGTGCATCATCAGCACGCTGAGCAGCGACGCGGATTTCGTCGAGTGGCTCGCCCGCCAGCCCCAGACGGAACTCGCTGGCGAACAGAGTAACAGTTCAACATCCGGGCAGAGAGATGCCTCTACTTCAGAGTGAAGCCGAGTAGTTTGTGCGCATGACTGAGAGGATGGGCGGCTTGTGTATCGGCGACGAGTCTCTCCAAGTCTGCAAACTGGGTGGTTCACGAATTGTGAGTCAACATAAAGATGGTCTGCCCCAAGTAGATCGTCGTTGTTTCTCAAATCATGCGAGCGGTTGTTGGGGAGTTGCTACACGTCGTCTTGCGGCCCCCGTGAAAGGGTATTACTGTACCGTCCGATGCTTGGTCATAACCGGCTTCGAAATCCAAAATCGCCAGCCCCTGATTGTGGCAGCCAGCAGGGAAGGCTCTACTTGTGGCATGGCCGCGCCCTGTTTCTCTGTACGTCGGTCGACACCACCTCCCACCAGCACCACGCGGTACAACTTTCCGTTGGTCTTGATCGAGCGTTCCGCTTGCGCAGCGATGCTGAGAGTTGGAGTGAATACCCGGTGGTTCTGATTGACGGCGACCAGCCCCATCAACTCGACAGCCTCAGCGCGCCAGTGGCCAGCCTCTACCTCGATCCTGAAAGTGAGATTGGAAGGCGATTGTCGACTGGCTTGAAAGAGAAGGCCCACCGGCTGCTCGCCTTGCCCGCGGCTGCCGACTTCGTCCCGCAACTTCGCGGCCTTTGGTCGCAAGGAGTCTCCTGCCGGGAGGCGACTGAATTAACGGACCGCCTTGTCCACGCCTTAACCGGATTCACTCAAGCGGACCGCCCGTTGGATTCGCGTGTCGCGAACGCTTGCCAAATTCTCGACGCCCTTCCAGAGCCTCGCATCCCGGCCGGGGAACTCGCCGCCCGCGTCGGGCTCTCGGCGGGCAGGTTCGCCCACCTCTTTCGGGAACAGACGGGCTTGCCGGTCAGGAGGTACTTGTTGTGGCTCAGACTTCTGAAGGCCATAAGTCAGTTGTCCCGAGCAGCATCTCTGACCGACGCCGCTCACGCAGCCGGCTTTGCCGATTCCGCCCACCTGACCCGCACCTTCAGGCGGATGTTCGGCATCACGCCATCAGAAATCTTCCGGAGTAGCCAGTTTGTTCAAGTGATTGCTTGCCCTCCCCAGGTAGAATGAACCCTCTTGAAGATTAAATGTCGAGGCTCGAAAGAGGGAAAATCGAATGAATCAATTTCACCGCTGGTTTTGCCGCTCGGCCTTCTGGAGGAAGGCGCTCTCAGAGGGGTTGATCCCGTGGGCTCTTAAAAACATCGACCTGGGTGAAGACCTGCTTGAGGTGGGGCCCGGACCGGGTCTGGCCACCGACGTCCTGCGGCAGCGATACGCCCGTGTCACCGCCATCGA encodes:
- a CDS encoding AraC family transcriptional regulator; this encodes MWHGRALFLCTSVDTTSHQHHAVQLSVGLDRAFRLRSDAESWSEYPVVLIDGDQPHQLDSLSAPVASLYLDPESEIGRRLSTGLKEKAHRLLALPAAADFVPQLRGLWSQGVSCREATELTDRLVHALTGFTQADRPLDSRVANACQILDALPEPRIPAGELAARVGLSAGRFAHLFREQTGLPVRRYLLWLRLLKAISQLSRAASLTDAAHAAGFADSAHLTRTFRRMFGITPSEIFRSSQFVQVIACPPQVE